One segment of Paenibacillus rhizovicinus DNA contains the following:
- a CDS encoding glycosyltransferase: MMRNRIRLLMVMDSLNVGGTETYVLSLIKAFPSLGVMPVYAGGTGVMYEAFARAGCPIHRVELRAEQLLDPARQEQAVLALTQIMRSRKINLVHIHQTPSGLYAAEAARKLGIPVVFTVHGAYYPPDQLQLMKAAGCTFVSVSPPVYAYLERQGISSHLIGNGIDFEQYRSESSAELRARLRIPEGEKVVVYASRLAWDKAAVCAMLVRAARTIRLSGTLPLHVVIAGSGNQAAAIAELAETVNLECGATFIHLVGSQMQMRDYYNLGDLVVGTGRVALEAMACGKPLLAIGNHGYFGFVNPPVYSEAWQYYFGDHDSKERPSEQRIGEAIREAFASAGKLEEMGRQGQAWARDNFLIRDKAIQMKRLYDALLPKTLIGME; this comes from the coding sequence ATGATGCGTAATCGGATTCGGCTGTTGATGGTGATGGACAGTTTAAATGTCGGCGGCACGGAAACCTATGTATTGAGCCTTATAAAAGCGTTCCCCTCGCTCGGCGTCATGCCTGTATATGCAGGCGGAACCGGCGTGATGTATGAAGCCTTTGCCCGTGCGGGGTGCCCGATTCATCGCGTGGAGCTGCGGGCGGAGCAGCTGCTGGACCCGGCGCGCCAGGAGCAAGCGGTACTCGCGCTTACGCAGATCATGCGCAGCCGGAAGATTAATTTGGTGCATATTCACCAAACCCCGTCCGGCCTGTATGCGGCGGAAGCGGCAAGGAAGCTGGGCATTCCGGTCGTGTTCACGGTGCATGGCGCTTATTATCCGCCGGATCAGCTGCAGCTGATGAAGGCGGCCGGATGCACCTTCGTCAGCGTGAGTCCGCCTGTATATGCGTATTTGGAGCGTCAGGGCATTTCGTCGCATCTCATTGGGAACGGCATTGATTTCGAACAGTATCGTTCCGAATCTTCTGCCGAGCTGCGCGCCCGGCTTCGCATTCCGGAGGGGGAGAAGGTGGTGGTCTACGCGTCCCGCCTGGCATGGGACAAGGCGGCGGTATGCGCGATGCTCGTCCGGGCGGCACGCACGATTCGCTTGAGCGGGACGCTTCCCCTCCATGTCGTGATCGCGGGTTCAGGCAATCAGGCCGCCGCGATTGCCGAGCTGGCCGAGACGGTGAATCTCGAATGCGGCGCGACGTTCATTCATCTGGTGGGCAGTCAAATGCAAATGCGCGATTACTACAATCTCGGCGATCTTGTCGTCGGGACGGGAAGAGTGGCGCTGGAGGCGATGGCATGCGGGAAACCGCTGCTGGCGATCGGCAACCACGGCTATTTCGGCTTCGTGAACCCGCCTGTTTATTCCGAGGCGTGGCAGTATTACTTCGGCGATCATGATTCCAAGGAACGTCCTTCCGAGCAGCGGATCGGAGAAGCGATCCGCGAGGCGTTCGCTTCGGCTGGCAAGCTGGAGGAGATGGGCCGGCAGGGGCAAGCATGGGCGCGGGACAATTTTCTTATCCGCGATAAAGCGATTCAGATGAAGCGGCTGTACGACGCCTTGCTGCCGAAGACTTTGATTGGGATGGAGTGA
- a CDS encoding polysaccharide pyruvyl transferase family protein → MRKVLYLAWIGFNNLGDEWMWEMFKAMADAHLSEDEYVVIPSLPKEEWKKVSQYDTIVLGGGSLIVPGYVDLVHDALELGKTIVIWGSGHDRLHQWAPSQDGQLKPEKAVESPAYRQKLKAIMEQSAYCAVRGPWTLDYLASLDALPKHIAMSGDPAMLMNAPMPASALQPASPASQPEAASQAESASQPASPLQPADNVQGQVRTIGINWGTTYNRLYGGSEERVEDQLADTCRSLLRLGYRLHLYSVWGPDQEALARLYRKLGQDERITFDPKVHAAAEYVRLMSGFEATINFKLHANLLSAAANVPFVCIGYRFKGFDLMHGLDLADWIVPADDPRLAEKLTEKVQAAAAWRDGYIGKLEAGREAAYQALVTPFRKRLF, encoded by the coding sequence ATGCGAAAAGTATTGTATCTAGCGTGGATCGGCTTCAACAACCTCGGGGACGAGTGGATGTGGGAGATGTTCAAGGCGATGGCGGATGCCCATCTGAGCGAGGATGAATATGTTGTCATTCCATCGCTTCCGAAAGAAGAGTGGAAGAAGGTAAGCCAGTACGATACGATCGTGCTCGGCGGCGGATCGCTGATCGTCCCGGGGTATGTCGATCTGGTGCATGATGCGCTGGAGCTCGGGAAGACCATCGTCATCTGGGGCAGCGGACATGACCGGCTTCATCAATGGGCGCCTTCGCAAGATGGGCAGCTGAAGCCGGAGAAGGCTGTCGAAAGCCCGGCGTATCGGCAGAAGCTGAAGGCGATTATGGAGCAGAGCGCCTATTGCGCGGTGAGAGGGCCGTGGACGCTGGATTATCTGGCATCGCTTGATGCCTTGCCGAAGCATATCGCGATGAGCGGAGATCCCGCGATGCTGATGAACGCGCCGATGCCGGCATCGGCATTGCAGCCAGCGTCGCCGGCATCGCAGCCGGAAGCGGCATCACAAGCGGAATCGGCATCGCAGCCGGCATCGCCGCTTCAGCCGGCCGACAACGTCCAAGGGCAGGTTCGGACGATCGGCATCAACTGGGGGACCACCTATAACCGGCTCTATGGCGGCAGCGAGGAGCGGGTCGAGGACCAGCTTGCAGACACGTGCCGCTCGCTGCTTAGGCTCGGATACAGGCTTCATCTGTATTCGGTCTGGGGGCCGGATCAAGAAGCATTGGCGCGGCTGTACCGCAAGCTCGGCCAAGATGAACGCATAACGTTCGATCCCAAGGTGCATGCCGCAGCGGAATACGTGCGGCTGATGTCTGGTTTCGAAGCGACGATCAACTTCAAGCTGCATGCCAACCTGTTGTCTGCGGCGGCGAACGTCCCGTTCGTCTGCATCGGTTACCGGTTTAAGGGCTTCGATCTGATGCACGGCCTGGATCTAGCCGATTGGATCGTACCTGCGGATGACCCGCGATTGGCCGAGAAGCTGACGGAGAAAGTCCAAGCTGCGGCGGCTTGGCGGGACGGGTATATCGGCAAGCTGGAAGCGGGGCGGGAGGCGGCGTATCAAGCGCTCGTAACGCCGTTTCGGAAGCGATTGTTTTAA
- a CDS encoding sporulation protein YjcZ — MSLLGGAGSCSCSCGGGFTSAGVILVLFILLVIISRAVIC, encoded by the coding sequence ATGAGTCTTTTGGGTGGAGCTGGTAGCTGCAGCTGTAGCTGTGGAGGTGGATTTACTTCCGCGGGAGTAATCCTCGTGCTGTTCATACTGTTGGTCATAATCTCGCGCGCAGTTATCTGTTAA
- a CDS encoding glycosyltransferase family 2 protein has translation MSFQRVPGLVSIVVTVYNKLPYLADCLTSLLNQTYTNWELILVDDASTDGSYDYVMNWLNGNEPLLREGKGIYTLRLPRNIGYAGTITAGMFLAKGEFIAIQDADDLSHPERVAKQVRYLDQHPQIDLLGTNYEVFEDGQPDRKLPVYWLKYGDQIGKVYAEGGHCICHGTAMFRGKVFDQIGGHTRRIEGAEDYEFIVKAIKPGAKNVDNLREVLYYYRKHQKQRSRKYFGKSQQAHDYDA, from the coding sequence TTGTCGTTTCAACGCGTACCAGGGCTGGTCAGCATCGTCGTCACCGTCTACAACAAGCTTCCCTATCTGGCGGATTGCTTGACAAGCCTGCTTAATCAGACCTACACGAACTGGGAACTCATTCTCGTCGATGATGCATCCACGGACGGGTCTTATGACTATGTCATGAATTGGCTGAACGGCAACGAGCCTTTACTGCGGGAAGGAAAGGGGATTTATACGCTGCGGCTTCCGCGCAATATCGGCTACGCCGGCACCATTACGGCGGGGATGTTTCTGGCCAAAGGAGAGTTCATCGCTATCCAGGACGCGGATGATCTGTCCCACCCGGAGCGGGTTGCGAAGCAGGTCCGTTATTTGGATCAGCATCCGCAGATCGACCTGCTCGGTACGAACTACGAAGTGTTCGAAGACGGGCAGCCGGACCGGAAGCTGCCGGTGTATTGGCTGAAATACGGCGATCAGATCGGGAAGGTCTACGCGGAAGGCGGGCATTGCATCTGCCACGGCACGGCGATGTTCCGAGGGAAGGTATTCGATCAGATCGGCGGACATACGCGGCGGATCGAAGGCGCGGAGGATTACGAGTTTATCGTGAAAGCGATCAAGCCGGGAGCGAAGAACGTGGACAATTTGCGGGAGGTGCTGTACTACTACCGCAAGCATCAGAAGCAGCGCTCGCGCAAATATTTCGGCAAGTCGCAGCAGGCGCATGACTATGATGCGTAA
- a CDS encoding cupredoxin domain-containing protein → MFKQVLTTLLLAGLTLGMLTACSSESEPSAASGAASASETSGSQTIKLTLTEFSFSQKEITVKKGETVHFVLTNAGAYPHDINSEELALDKDVDPGQTAEFDWTAPDKAGTYQVICDKPGHMDKGMTMSLIVNG, encoded by the coding sequence ATGTTCAAGCAAGTCCTGACAACGCTGCTCCTCGCCGGCCTTACCCTTGGCATGTTAACCGCATGTTCATCCGAATCGGAGCCGTCGGCAGCGTCCGGCGCGGCTTCCGCGTCTGAGACTTCGGGATCCCAAACGATCAAATTGACGTTAACGGAGTTCAGCTTCTCGCAAAAGGAGATTACGGTGAAGAAAGGGGAAACCGTCCATTTCGTATTAACGAACGCCGGCGCGTATCCGCACGATATCAACAGCGAAGAGCTGGCGCTGGACAAAGACGTGGATCCCGGACAGACGGCGGAGTTTGACTGGACCGCCCCGGATAAGGCCGGAACCTATCAAGTGATCTGCGATAAACCCGGTCATATGGACAAAGGAATGACGATGTCGCTGATCGTGAACGGATAA
- a CDS encoding TOMM precursor leader peptide-binding protein has product MNTVLIIGEGVFADTVCQHLSGFRTVRKPDFGEGLASAELVLVLGGNASDHLQADEMLRPLGIPWLPCYVSKGEGVVGPLVHPGTTGCIQCAETRRTRAGRDLEVMDDELMRLLFPELPPSPPAVLPPSGLRHLACILSAEAAKVLQGEHAQSENRIYLVNLRTLRTSLHFVLPEHICRVCGRLPDDSMQEAAIALKPCKKLNRDSYRSRSMHELGQVLGRDYWDSRTGLLNGKQYDFLSAFASAVANLPMNISNEVTGGHSHSFADSELAAILEGLERYCGFAPRGKRTVVHDSYLRLKDIAMDPSQAGFHAQANFEQPDFPFVPFDPAAKMPWVWGYSFLRNRPILVPERLAYYSLSQPGSFVYEISNGCAIGGSLEEAIFYGLLEVVERDSFLLAWYARLPLPRLDYRSSGDKELFVMIERLRAVTGYDVQLYNSTMENGIPSIWAVAKGGADQALNLVCAAGAHLDPIRAATSAVHELAVTITRIEERLRDRREEAEAMFRDSSLVQQMEDHALLYGLPQSEERLAFLLDGHRPLRTFEESFGPVAMNDDLTDDLKRLLEVFHSLKLDVLVVDQSTSETLRNGLHCVKVLVPGMLPMTFGHRFARIHGLDRLLEVPMKLGYSDHKLSVEELNPYPHPFP; this is encoded by the coding sequence ATGAACACGGTTTTAATTATTGGAGAAGGTGTCTTCGCGGATACGGTGTGCCAGCATTTGTCGGGGTTCCGAACCGTGCGCAAACCGGATTTCGGCGAAGGCCTGGCTTCCGCTGAATTGGTTCTCGTACTAGGCGGGAATGCGTCCGATCATCTTCAAGCCGACGAGATGCTGCGACCCCTTGGTATCCCATGGCTGCCCTGCTATGTATCCAAGGGAGAAGGCGTGGTGGGCCCGCTGGTCCATCCTGGAACGACCGGCTGCATCCAGTGCGCGGAAACAAGGCGAACCCGCGCGGGGCGCGACCTCGAAGTGATGGACGACGAGCTCATGAGGCTGCTCTTCCCCGAACTTCCTCCTTCTCCTCCCGCCGTGCTGCCTCCTTCGGGATTGCGGCATCTCGCTTGCATACTCTCCGCGGAAGCGGCCAAGGTTCTTCAAGGAGAGCACGCACAGTCGGAGAACCGCATCTATCTCGTTAACCTCCGCACGCTGCGCACCTCCCTCCACTTCGTCCTGCCCGAGCACATTTGCCGGGTTTGCGGCCGACTGCCGGATGATTCCATGCAAGAAGCCGCAATCGCGCTGAAGCCGTGCAAGAAGCTGAACCGGGACAGTTACCGCAGCCGTTCGATGCACGAGCTGGGGCAGGTGCTGGGCCGAGACTATTGGGACAGCCGAACCGGGCTGCTCAACGGCAAACAGTACGACTTCCTGTCCGCCTTCGCCAGCGCCGTCGCGAACCTCCCCATGAACATCTCGAACGAAGTGACGGGCGGCCATTCCCATTCGTTCGCGGACAGTGAGCTGGCAGCCATTTTGGAAGGATTGGAGCGGTATTGCGGCTTCGCGCCACGGGGCAAACGAACGGTCGTACATGACAGTTATCTGCGTCTAAAGGATATCGCGATGGATCCGTCACAGGCAGGTTTCCATGCGCAGGCGAATTTCGAACAACCGGATTTCCCCTTCGTGCCTTTCGATCCCGCCGCCAAAATGCCATGGGTCTGGGGCTATTCGTTTCTGCGGAATCGTCCGATTCTTGTGCCCGAGCGGCTGGCCTATTACAGCCTCAGCCAACCAGGCAGTTTTGTTTACGAGATCTCTAATGGCTGCGCGATCGGCGGAAGCCTGGAGGAAGCAATCTTCTACGGGTTGTTAGAAGTGGTCGAGCGGGATTCGTTCTTGCTGGCCTGGTACGCCAGACTGCCTCTCCCGCGGCTCGATTACCGTTCGTCCGGCGATAAGGAGCTCTTCGTGATGATCGAACGCTTAAGAGCCGTGACGGGATACGACGTGCAGCTGTACAACTCGACGATGGAGAACGGCATTCCGAGCATCTGGGCCGTGGCGAAGGGCGGGGCGGATCAGGCGCTGAACCTGGTCTGTGCCGCGGGAGCTCATCTGGATCCCATCCGTGCCGCAACAAGCGCCGTGCATGAGCTGGCCGTCACGATTACGCGGATCGAAGAACGCTTGCGAGATCGCCGCGAGGAAGCCGAGGCGATGTTTCGCGATTCTTCCCTCGTGCAGCAAATGGAGGATCATGCCCTGCTATACGGCCTGCCGCAGTCCGAGGAACGGCTTGCATTCTTGCTGGACGGACATCGCCCTCTCCGGACGTTCGAAGAATCATTCGGTCCTGTCGCGATGAACGACGATCTGACCGATGACCTGAAACGGCTTCTGGAGGTGTTTCACAGCTTGAAGCTGGATGTCCTTGTCGTCGACCAGTCAACGAGCGAGACGCTCCGCAACGGACTGCATTGCGTCAAAGTGCTGGTGCCGGGCATGCTGCCGATGACGTTCGGACACCGGTTCGCGCGAATTCACGGCCTTGACCGTTTATTGGAAGTACCGATGAAGCTGGGATACAGCGACCATAAACTGTCGGTAGAGGAGCTTAACCCGTATCCGCATCCGTTTCCGTGA
- a CDS encoding peptidylprolyl isomerase, with protein MKFIVNERELKEYFDGLARLFRQPNAAQQTAAEPLNVSVLMEELRQTIREELASIAAEEPRDAGAYSLNKLQQVFEPYTGKPAELLTPAGTVEGTITKVGGDYLIMREHGGTSVMVPLEQMIAFQLTGKQVER; from the coding sequence ATGAAGTTTATCGTAAACGAGAGAGAACTGAAGGAATATTTTGACGGGCTGGCCCGCCTGTTCCGGCAGCCGAACGCAGCGCAGCAGACTGCAGCGGAGCCGCTTAACGTATCCGTGCTCATGGAAGAGCTGCGTCAGACGATTCGGGAGGAATTGGCTTCGATCGCGGCAGAGGAGCCGCGCGATGCGGGTGCATACAGCTTGAATAAGCTTCAGCAGGTTTTTGAACCGTACACAGGCAAGCCGGCCGAACTGTTAACCCCGGCAGGTACAGTCGAAGGGACGATCACGAAGGTGGGCGGCGATTATTTGATCATGCGCGAGCATGGGGGGACAAGCGTCATGGTGCCGCTGGAACAGATGATCGCCTTTCAACTGACCGGAAAGCAGGTGGAACGATGA
- a CDS encoding DUF3817 domain-containing protein, with protein sequence MRTKAWKVFQWISYLEGTSFLVLLCIAMPLKYMADKPNAVSVTGGIHGFFFALYLVAVAVMAVRYRWKALRVVGAVIASLLPFGPFVFERRLAKKA encoded by the coding sequence ATGAGAACGAAGGCTTGGAAGGTTTTTCAATGGATCAGTTATTTGGAAGGGACCTCGTTCCTCGTGCTGCTGTGCATCGCGATGCCGCTGAAATACATGGCCGATAAGCCGAACGCTGTCTCGGTCACGGGCGGCATCCATGGATTTTTCTTTGCGCTGTACTTGGTGGCGGTCGCCGTCATGGCCGTTCGTTACCGTTGGAAGGCGCTGCGCGTCGTCGGCGCGGTCATCGCAAGCCTGCTCCCGTTCGGGCCTTTTGTTTTCGAGCGGCGGTTGGCGAAGAAAGCTTAA